Proteins from a genomic interval of Uloborus diversus isolate 005 chromosome 4, Udiv.v.3.1, whole genome shotgun sequence:
- the LOC129220155 gene encoding pleckstrin homology domain-containing family B member 2-like isoform X1 — translation MDNSVIAKSGWLYRQTTVLKKWQKNWVELYRDGHLKYYETECSPNAEDTIFMPTECLAIKAGLQVEAVQPPDGYGIHNLLSIITSTGKTWIFCGESSDDMRAWQLALEQARLFGMHPQMSAQAPQYMAAYNPGFLSAYGGDSSLPYMPQFAYPPPAYYGYPGLQYMSTAPGQAALVYQPERYIRPDGSDVGLGMLGSPAVGPLSWGPLLWW, via the exons ATGGATAATTCTGTTATTGCAAAAAGTGGTTGGCTTTACCGCCAAA CTACAGTTCTAAAAAAGTGGCAAAAAAACTGGGTCGAGTTATATAGAGATGGCCATTTGAAATATTATGAAACTGAATGTAGTCCTAATGCAGAAGACACAATATTTATGCCAACGGAATGTTTGGCTATAAAAGCTGGTTTGCAA GTAGAAGCAGTTCAACCCCCTGATGGTTACGGAATTCATAACTTGTTATCCATTATTACATCTACAGGAAAAACATGGATATTTTGTGGTGAATCCTCCGATGATATGAG GGCTTGGCAGTTGGCTTTAGAGCAAGCCCGACTATTTGGT aTGCATCCCCAGATGTCTGCACAAGCTCCTCAATATATGGCAGCTTATAATCCTGGCTTTCTCTCTGCATATGGTG gtGATTCATCACTGCCATATATGCCACAGTTTGCATACCCTCCACCAGCTTACTATGGTTATCCTGGTTTGCAATaca TGTCTACAGCTCCAGGACAAGCTGCTTTAGTTTACCAGCCTGAAAGGTACATTCGACCAGATGGTTCAGATGTTGGCCTTGGCATGTTGGGGAGCCCAGCAGTTGGCCCTCTCTCTTGGGGTCCATTATTGTGGTGGTGA
- the LOC129220155 gene encoding pleckstrin homology domain-containing family B member 2-like isoform X2: MDNSVIAKSGWLYRQILKKWQKNWVELYRDGHLKYYETECSPNAEDTIFMPTECLAIKAGLQVEAVQPPDGYGIHNLLSIITSTGKTWIFCGESSDDMRAWQLALEQARLFGMHPQMSAQAPQYMAAYNPGFLSAYGGDSSLPYMPQFAYPPPAYYGYPGLQYMSTAPGQAALVYQPERYIRPDGSDVGLGMLGSPAVGPLSWGPLLWW, encoded by the exons ATGGATAATTCTGTTATTGCAAAAAGTGGTTGGCTTTACCGCCAAA TTCTAAAAAAGTGGCAAAAAAACTGGGTCGAGTTATATAGAGATGGCCATTTGAAATATTATGAAACTGAATGTAGTCCTAATGCAGAAGACACAATATTTATGCCAACGGAATGTTTGGCTATAAAAGCTGGTTTGCAA GTAGAAGCAGTTCAACCCCCTGATGGTTACGGAATTCATAACTTGTTATCCATTATTACATCTACAGGAAAAACATGGATATTTTGTGGTGAATCCTCCGATGATATGAG GGCTTGGCAGTTGGCTTTAGAGCAAGCCCGACTATTTGGT aTGCATCCCCAGATGTCTGCACAAGCTCCTCAATATATGGCAGCTTATAATCCTGGCTTTCTCTCTGCATATGGTG gtGATTCATCACTGCCATATATGCCACAGTTTGCATACCCTCCACCAGCTTACTATGGTTATCCTGGTTTGCAATaca TGTCTACAGCTCCAGGACAAGCTGCTTTAGTTTACCAGCCTGAAAGGTACATTCGACCAGATGGTTCAGATGTTGGCCTTGGCATGTTGGGGAGCCCAGCAGTTGGCCCTCTCTCTTGGGGTCCATTATTGTGGTGGTGA